TCGAATGAATGAACCATCTGTTTCAAAGTTTTGAATGACGTATCCAAATAGCTTTGTCAAAGTTGGATAGAGTATAATCGCGAGCAAAGTACCGACAGAAGCAGATAATAGAACGAGCCGTATAATATGCTCTAAATTAATAGAAGAATCTAGTTTTGCTTCATCGACAATACCACCGATTAAAAAGGCTTGTAGTAAGTTAGATGTTCTTGAAATAAGCAGTACCATTCCTACGACGGATAAGGCAACGGCAATTTTTTTTAAACGTACACCAGCTAATCGAATACTATAAGAGCTAGTTTCAACCGCGTGGATAACAATTGTGAAAGCCATAATAAAAATTAATGTAATTGACATTTGATTCACCAGTTTCTATTAAATTAAGTATAACTTTTTCACTTTATCATATCTTTTGTGATTTTGTAACTGAAAGTATAAGGATTAGAAAAAGTAATTTTCTGAAAAGTTAAATCGTGATAGTATAGTAAAGGGCTAATTAGGAGAATGGCTTTAATGGGGTACATATAAAATCAGTGGGGGAATTAAATATGTATAAAACATTTCTATTTGACTTAGATGGAACATTAACGGATCCGAAAGAAGGGATTATAAATTCTGTTCTATACGCGTTAGAAAAAATCGGGATTGAAGAAGTAAATATAAGCGAGTTAGATTCATTTATCGGTCCACCAATACAACAGTCTTTTATAGATAGATATAATATGAACGAAATAGAAGTAGAACGAGCAGTATTTTATTTTCGCGAATATTTAAAGCGAAGTGGTTTATTAGAGAATACAGTATACGATGGAATTCCAACTCTATTGCAAGAATTAAAGGATGCTGGCAATCGTTTGTTTGTAGCAACATCAAAACCTACTGTATTTGCGAAACAAGTAATAGAGCACTTTCAGTTAACAACTTTTTTTGAAGAGATTGTAGGGAGTAATTTAGACGGGACAAAAATAAAAAAGGAAGAAATAATTGCTCATATTTTACAAACAAATGAAGAACTTAAAAAAGAAGAAATGGTGATGATTGGTGATAGAAAGCATGACGTAATCGGTGCGAACAGTAACGGAATTGCTTCAATAGGTGTATTGTATGGATATGGTAGTGAGATTGAATTGAGTGATGCTGGGGCGATTCATATAGTGAAAGATGTCGAAGAATTACAAAGATTTTGTATAGAGAATAGTACGATAAAACTATAGAAATAGAACCTAGAAATCCCTTTATAACATATGACGATGAAATCGTTTTTGTTTAAAGGGATTTTACATATGTAATCGAATACTATAATTAGACAATTTTAGCATGAAAAATTTGTAATAAAGTGAAACTTTGATCAGTGGAGGCTTTTTCCATCCTTCACAAATTATCAGCCCTCACCAATCGGGATTTTACGGGCAGTTGATATCCCGCCTAGCTTCCGCGCATTTGCTGAATTTTAAGGCGGGAGTCTTACTGCCCGCAAATAGCGGGATAAAAAGAGGAGGAATGTCATGAAATAAAAGGGTTTGAAATCCCAGTAAAAGTTCGTTATTAAAAGATTGAATTTTCAGTTTAAAAGGAGGGTTATAATTGGAGCTAGTTATTATTTTATTAGCACTTAGTTTACTCATGTTTGTAGCATATAAAGGATTTTCTGTAATATTATTCGCACCGATTTTTGCATTATTTGCGGTATTTTTGACAGAGCCTAGTTTTGTATTACCTTTCTTTTCAAATATTTTCATGGAGAAAATGGTAGGATTTATTAAATTATATTTCCCTGTGTTTTTACTTGGAGCAATATTTGGAAAAGTAGTAGAAATG
This genomic interval from Bacillus cereus contains the following:
- a CDS encoding HAD family hydrolase — its product is MYKTFLFDLDGTLTDPKEGIINSVLYALEKIGIEEVNISELDSFIGPPIQQSFIDRYNMNEIEVERAVFYFREYLKRSGLLENTVYDGIPTLLQELKDAGNRLFVATSKPTVFAKQVIEHFQLTTFFEEIVGSNLDGTKIKKEEIIAHILQTNEELKKEEMVMIGDRKHDVIGANSNGIASIGVLYGYGSEIELSDAGAIHIVKDVEELQRFCIENSTIKL